The window AGATCCCTTGGAAAGAAATTTCTTGTAAGAAGTTGAAGTGTTTAAGGGAATGGGTTTACCTGCCTTTAAAGAACATTACTTCTCTGCGGAAGGTGGTGATAGCATCAAAAGTTAAGCCAGGGTCACAGGCATGAGGTACCATGGGCCTCCGTGGTTTGGCAGGTGCCTTAGGTGGACCTCCTTTGACGAGAAAAGAAATACCACACTAAATTAAGAAGGCATGAGGAAATAGGCCTACACAAGGACCTTACCTAAGTGAATTTTGCTTCATAATATTTCAAGAAGCCTTTTTCTCAACTTCCTTTCTGGAGCTTCCTATTTAGTTCTCATACATTCAGATTTATAATTTTGCTCACCATAGATGGATTGAATTCCATTGATATCATCCTGAGACAGTGGGTATTTGCTGGGATCCATGGAGACATAATTCGGGAACATCAAGGCTGTTTGATCATTGGAGTGAGAGAGCCCCAAGGAGTGACCAAATTCATGAGCAGCCACGAGAAACAAGTTGAACccttaataaaatagaaaatgtgaataCATGATTGGATCAAAAGGAGAATGGTTGCATCTGAGATtacagaagaatgaagaaaattcttactgcacaataattattttacaatCTAGGCACCATCATTTATATCTGGGAAGTATTTCAATACTAATAATTGGCACTCATAACATCACAGGGAAATTTGACCCAGAATAGGTAAAAGACTTGAGCTGGAGACTGAGAAATGGAtggtattataaaaataaataaatcaaagtgaaGTCAGCAGTTTTTGTTTACTGCTCAGCTTTACTATATGTGATCACATTGCTTCTACTTATATTCTTCAGAGGTTCTCCACTGGCTGTAGGTTAAGACCAAGTATCTTCACGTAGCCCTCCATGATCTACTTGTTTACATGAACATATTTCTCCTTTATTCCCTTCTTGTGATGCTAACTCCTGTGGTAATGGCAGCAACAGCCCCAGATTTCCCCTGCTGCCTCAAGCTCAGCCATAATAGACCTCTGTTCTTCTCatagcacttctttttttttaattttaattttatttttttattggttgttcacaacattacaaagctcttgacatatcatatttcatacattagattgaagtgggttatgaactcccaattttaccccaaatgcagattgcagaatcacgtcggttacacatccacaattttacataatgcccaattagtaactcATAGCACTTCTAAAAACAATTGTTTCACATGCTCCAACTCAGCAGTGTGTGACCATGGATTGTTCTGTGTGGAGGCTTTCATTTTTGCAGAGTATAGAACTGACTGTCCGGAGTCTCTTGGTCAGGAATGAACTGAAGCCTTGCATGCTGCCTGTCAGGAGAGCTACAACTTGTACTTCTCTGGGACCCTGAAGCCAGACACTGGGACAGAGATTGTTTGTTCaatgatagggaaaaaaagaatggagagaaCCAGACAATCTACTGAGCCGGCTCTGTTTTAAAATGCACTCATTGTTATTGTAGTAAATGTCTGATTTTTGcttgaaaagtaataaaatatctcTAGGCCAGTGAAgcccatgaaaaaaaatcaacttactTGGTATAAAAACCAGGGTCTAATTCCTTTGAATGATAACATGTTCATTCTTTTAAATAGATCCTTTATGGGCCATGAAACCACACATTATTCTTTAATCATAAGCTCAAAATTATCACTTCCCTAGAGTTTTCTTTCAGTCTTCAAGCAGTAGATGACTTCTACCATTGACGCAACACGTAACGTATTCTGCcttgtatggtgtgtgtgtgtgggtacaGACCTCACACGTCATATAGGATCAAAACCCATTGAAGGGCTGGGGAATTTCTAGTGCAACTGTGTGGCCCACACATCACTTGACATAGTTTTAGACACATGGTGGACCCTCAGGCATTGTGAATTTATGAATGAGTGTGTGGATGATGCAGAATGATCATGGCAGGACTAGCAACTTTATGAGGATGTTGTGTGGATAAGGCTTTGAGCTACACAAGCACCATTGTCTGAATAGATACTGAGCACTTTCATCAATGTCATCCTGGAAGGTGGAAAATTGTGGGGAAATGGGAAGTTTATAGGTAAAAGGAACTCGTTGCAATGTTCTTCTTTTGAGATATTCTTTAGAATAATATGACTTTGTTCATAAAGAAAATTAGACTCACCGGATGTGTCCTTGGTTGTCCAGTTTTCATCCTCATCAAAGTGAGTGTCGCCACCCAGACCCAGGCCAGGTGGAAAGGCATGGCCAAGAACTCCCAAGGGGCCATCAAAATAGCGAGGACACCGACCGTGCACTGAGAGAGATACGATTCATGAGAGAAACAGGTCAGCCTGCTCACCTGAGATGAAAAGGGCCACACGGTTCTCTGGGGAAAGCCTTACCTCTTCTCCTAAAGGCAATCATGATGTCTGCAATCCCCTTGGATATCCTGGTGAATGTTAGCGGAGTAACCTTGCTCCATACCTCTAAAGCTTTTTGGATGGCCTCATCCACATCAACTTTTTCCATATCTGGAGTGTAGTTCATTATTCTTGAAAATTAACGAAATTTAGAAATTGCTGGTTATACATTTCTGGTTTACCAATCTTGAGCTGCAGTTATTTTCAGTGTGGTGGTGTTACCTTATACTTGTAAACTACTTTATTTAAACGAAATACTTTCCCTTATGCTATTTAAGTCAATTCTTTCTGCTTCCCTATGAATGATGTAGTATTATAATACTTTAACAAAGGGACCGCAAAGAGATTAAATGACTTCCCTAAGATCACCCCTCAGCGGGACAGCATtaattttattcatgcatttgcttatctatataaattattatagatCTGTTATTAAAAGAATTGAGACTTATTTTCTTGAATGTATAtggaattcaattttattttaagactcttAGCGAAGAGCCACAATATTTTCcactctggaaaatatttttcacttgtttATATTTCCTGTCTTGCTAAACTCACTTTTTATCTCAAGACCTAAGACTCAGCAAGATGAAGGAAGAACTATCAGAAAGGTTCCAGAGCGGTAGTCAAGGTCACTGCCTCTTTCTAAGATTGGGGACACGCACCATCCTCTTTCTGGCAATGAGCTTGCCCCCTATTCTTTGAAGTCTCTGAGGGCAAACCACATGTTTATACTGGGAGCCAAGAGAGATTTGTcagctctcacacacacatacacacacacacacacacacacacacacacacacatgcgcacgcACACCTCTAACATGAGTGCTTTTGCTCTCTGCATATACTCATCCATGCCCCAGGCATCTGCAGTCAGATGGCAGGGCTTCTGGTCCTGAGCTCCCACAGATGGCAGAGCCTAGAGGTTAGAATATATTTGCTGGAGCCCATCTCCTATGTAACCCTGGGTATGGTCCATAaccttttgttttggtttctctCTGTGTAAGGTGGCAGTAACAGCAGTGCTTACATCAATAGGCTTGTCAGGAGGATGGAATACATGACCTCTAAGTGACATGCATGTGGGGGTGCTCGATAACATAAAGGATTATTATCATTGTTTCTCAGAGGTTATATTCATCTTCCTTTTGATCAGGTGGACTTAACGTTGGCAGAAGCATTACCTGTATGTGAGGTTGTGGTTTCTCCATCCAGGGAGAGTGTAGCCATACTGACCCACATCGGGCACCCCACACCTGGGTGTCTTCATGATCTCAAGAGTGCGTGAGTCCAGCTTTCCCGTCACCGTCAATCCAAAAAACGCTTGCATTTCACGAATTTTGCCATCTAGGAGACTCCTGTTCTTGCTTTGAACAAGATGACTCCCTTCTATTTCAAGAGAGTAGAACTGGTTGAGATATGCCTGaccaaaaagacagaaaaaggcaCAGACTACCGGAGAGCAAATCTCCATCTCTGGATAAAACTACGTGGCCTGAAATCCTTTCTGGCAGtagagaggaaaataagaaaataaacaatgaggaaaagatgaaagaaaggaagcaaagagaaaataaaagagtcaCCCTGTTCTTTCAATGCCAAGAACAGGTTGATTTATGAGTAATTAGAACCAGCCAAACCACACAGCCCATAAAAGACCAGACCTCCATGGAAGAGAATTAAACCTCTACCTGATAAAGAGTGACACAGCTTACATATTTTTGCTGTTACTTTCATTTTggtatttctttaaaacaaattctaGAAGAGATAGGTGATTATCcctttttctgatttatttgatGTAAGCAAATATAACCATCAACTGGACTGATTTTTAGGAGAAATCTCTAAAGCaatgtatttttcatgtttgtacaAATAGGGGCTCTGAGTTACAGATTTTGGGTCCTCCTGATTGTCTTGAAATTCATCTCTGGAGATATCCACTCCTGGCAGGGTCACCCCTGCCCTCCTTTCACTAATCCTTCACTAACTTCAAAGTTGTAGCAAATTCTGCTCCCTCCACCCTGGCCCACCCTTCACCTCTCACCCAGTCCCTTGATGTCCTTATAGCTAGACCAGTGAAAAGTACCTCCTTCTTGCAAGAAGTTTCTGGAGTCTGGTAGGACTGAGAgagctataaaaatgaaatttttactgATAGCTGTTAGAAACAGTTATTGAGATAGTACCTGAGCCAGGTgcatgttttcctcattttcagcCTCTCGATCTGCAGGGAATGCAgaggaaaatgttataaaaagcaAACTCAGAGGCAAAAGGctcttcattcctctttctcttcagTTAAATCCTGTTCCTATTTGTACAGAATTCAAAAAGCAATAGTGAGACGTGGCATGAATTGGCTTGTATCATCATTTAATTAATAACAGAAAAGAATACTTGCCATGAAGTGTGTCATGACTTGCTCCATGAAATAGACTTGATTTCACAATCACAGTCTGTAATTATTTGGTAAACACATTGTTCACTATTGAACTGAATTCATGGTGCGGTGAACCTCCAAGTTACTTTTCTCCTTGCAAAGTTGGTAATTTTTCTATTCATAAATTCTCTAAGAGTTTGCAAAATGATTCTCTTTTGAAGAAACCCAAAATATCTTAGTAGTGAGGTATTCTGTAAAAACAATTGAATCAGGAATCATATTGTGTAATTAACAAAGTaaacatcaaatatttatcaagcacctGCTCCTGTGTTACCTGCCTCTGTGACTATAGCCAGCCTGGAGAACTTGGACTTACACAGACACTGATGGCAGGTAAAACAGAGGCAAAGGAGGCCCAGTCAGTTCATGAAGACTGAGAGGGACCAAAATCAGGGGAATCACTACTGGTGATGGCCCAGAGGCCTCATTTGGGTCAGACAACTGGCATTGGGGCTGGCAGTGGATCTTGGAGAACATAGGAATCAATCCCATCACATGGGATTGGCGTATGGGTGCGGGGAGGCCACAGGAAGCAAGTAACAGCAGGAACCAGCCTTGGGAATTCTGGCCATGGTGGACAGAATAAAGGGCTCGTGGAGGAGATGGCTAATGGGAACGATGAAGAATTTGTAGAGGACCCAGATAATGAAGGACATCGAAGGCCAAATTTAACATTAGAGGTGAAGATATGGATAGTGTGGTCCCCTTGGATTAGTTTCAACATGTTCTTTTCTTCTACACCACTAGTGATGACCATGTCCTCTCACctgttcttctgtttttctctaccaattgttaaaaatttcttccctttcttcccaaaTTTTAACTCCTCAATGCATAATCCTTTCCAAATTTTCCTTATCTGTCTCCTGAATAAAATTTCTGTGACATAGCTGAAAATCATACTATAAACCCTAAGTAGAcatataattttcttgtttttaatgctCATATGATTTTAAATCCTGTTACATAAGtagtatttactcatttaatatatacatgtatataagatatatagtttaaaaagcatatatttaactatatataACTACATGTAACTACATATACAAACTACATATAGTTTTAGagcttatatataaatacacatactatatatatgtaGTTATATATAAATCAATTTAGATGTAGATAGATTTAGTTTCAAATCATCTCATTGATCTTTGGTAGAGCGAAGGATCCAGGGGAGTTGGTAGACATGATCAAGATTTATGTTctacattaaacagagacgagtggggggagagaaagggagagagaagggaaagcatatggaaatggtaggagaccctcaatgttacacaaaattacatataagaggttgtgaggggaagggggggggacaagggagagaattgaacaacagcagatgtggtagagagggaagatgggaggggaggggaggggggatagtaggggataggaaaggcagcagaatacaacagtcacttatatgccattatgtaaaaatgtgagtgtgtaaccaatgtgattctgcaatttgtatttggggtaaaaatgggagttcataacacaattgagtcaaatgtatgaaagatgatatgtcatgagctttgtaatgttttgaacaaccaataaaaatgaataaataaataaataaataagaaaatcaaaactaaaaaaaaaagatttatgttCTAATGATTTTGGAAGCTGGTGTATATGCATGTTATTATTCTTGTTGttattcttttgtgatttttaactataaaatatttcagaacaaGATTTATAAGTTGAAGAGTTACCAAAACCAAGAAAATAGCCAAATGGTGATATATTGTTAACagctgttcattctttttttttaatagctacacatgacattacaatgatcttggcaattcatacatttgaataaattggggtataatttctcatttttctgattgtacagattgcagaatcacattggtcatagagtcacctatatacatacagcaatcatacaGCTGTTCATTCTTTAAGTCACACAAACAGCATTAAATTGTGTCTGTATACCTTTTCTCCTCATATTTTATTCCACGTTTCTAAATAGCATGTTTATGCTACTAGTTCTTGAGTTTTCAATGTTAAGTGCTATTAACATTTATCTGTGGAAGAGGCTGAGTCAACATTCACCTTACTTCCTCCTCCATTTTCCTACTTTGGTTATAGTGAAGTTTCTGTTGATCATTGATCAGTGTTTTTGCACTTATGACAATGAAAATACTATTCCTAAGACAGCGTGTAGTGTGTTATGATAATATCTCCTTTCCTGAAGAAATTTTTCccctttaactttttatttgcaCATTCTTTTACAAAATCTCCAATAGAactctttttattgattttttatatatgacagcagaatgcattacgattcATATTACACGTATAGatcacaaatttttcatatctctggttgtatataaagtatattcacaccaaattgtgtctttatacatgtacattggataatgatgtccatcacatttcaccgtAATTTCTAACCCCCTggccctccttttccctcccacccctctgccctgtctagagttcgtctattccttccatgctctgcCTTCTACCCGACTATgaatccttatatcagagaaaacattcggcattttttttttttttggtttttggggattggctaacttcacttagcatcatcttctccagctccatccatttacctgcaaatgccatgattttattctctttcattgctgagtaatattccattgtgtatatatgccacattttttaatccattcatctactgaagggcatctaggttggttccacagtttagctattgtgaattgtgctgctataaacattgatgtggctgtgtccctgtagtatgctgtttttaagtcctttgggtctatactgaggagtgggatagctgggtcaaatggttgttccattctcagatttccaaggaatctccatactgctttccatattggctgcaccaatttgcagtcccgccagcattttttccccacatcctcaccaacacttattgttgtttgtcttcataatagctgccattctgactagagtgagatgaaatcttaagagtggttttgattttgatttgcatttctccaattgctagcaatggtgaacattttttcatatatttgttgattgattgtatatcctcttctgagaagtgtatgttaaagtccttggcccatttattgactgggttatttgtggagttttttgtttgtttgtttgtttgtttgttttttgacgtttagctttttgagttctttatacaccctagagattagtgctctaatctgatgtgtgaggggtaaaaatttgcacccaagatgtaggttctctattcacctcacagattgtttcttttgctgagaagaagctttttagtttgaatccatcccatttattaattcttgattttaattcttgcactataggagtcttattaaggaagttggggcctaatctgacataatggagatttgggcctaccttttcttctgttggacgcagggtctctgggtgtattcctaggtctttgatccactttaagttgagttttgtgcgtggtgagagattggggtttaatttcattttgtt is drawn from Urocitellus parryii isolate mUroPar1 chromosome 4, mUroPar1.hap1, whole genome shotgun sequence and contains these coding sequences:
- the Mmp27 gene encoding matrix metalloproteinase-27 produces the protein MKSLLPLSLLFITFSSAFPADREAENEENMHLAQAYLNQFYSLEIEGSHLVQSKNRSLLDGKIREMQAFFGLTVTGKLDSRTLEIMKTPRCGVPDVGQYGYTLPGWRNHNLTYRIMNYTPDMEKVDVDEAIQKALEVWSKVTPLTFTRISKGIADIMIAFRRRVHGRCPRYFDGPLGVLGHAFPPGLGLGGDTHFDEDENWTTKDTSGFNLFLVAAHEFGHSLGLSHSNDQTALMFPNYVSMDPSKYPLSQDDINGIQSIYGGPPKAPAKPRRPMVPHACDPGLTFDAITTFRREVMFFKGRHLWRIYYDIANVEFELIASFWPSLPADLQAAYENPKDKILVFKDKNFWAIRGYAVLPDYPKSIHTLGFPRHVKKIDAAVCDQSTKKTYFFVGIWCWRYDEMTQTMDRGYPQRVVKHFPGVGLRIGAAFQRNGFFYFFRGSKQFEYDIKAKNITRIMRPNTWFKCKEPLDSSFDISIKEQAHSGGVKISYDKRLSLLIFIIVHLLRKIYNY